A window from Acidobacteriota bacterium encodes these proteins:
- the glyA gene encoding serine hydroxymethyltransferase — translation MPDLRSLRVLDPEIYRSVAAERDRQNQSLELIASENFVGRAVLEAAGSVLTNKYAEGYPGRRYYGGCEHVDEVERLAIDRARELFGAEHVNVQPHSGTTANMAVYFAFLRPGDKLMGLDLACGGHLTHGHRLSYSGRDFEVVAYGVDRETERIDYDAVERQAVEEKPKIIVCGASAYSRVIDFERFRAIADRVDALLMADIAHIAGLVAAGEHPSPVPHCDFVTTTTHKTLRGPRGGMVMCREEHAKLLDRSVFPGLQGGPLMHVIAAKAVAFKEASDESFRTYQRRIVANARALAGRLQERGLRIVSGGTDNHVMLLDVSAGGEGHEGTTGKVAEAALEHAGITTNKNTIPFDPNPPMVASGIRLGTAALTSRDMGEAEFAKVGDLIADVLKDPENEDVQSKIRGRVGGLCEQFPLYDALS, via the coding sequence ATGCCCGATCTTCGCTCCCTGCGGGTCCTGGACCCCGAGATCTACCGTTCCGTGGCGGCCGAACGCGATCGCCAGAATCAAAGTCTCGAATTGATCGCGTCGGAAAACTTCGTCGGCCGGGCGGTGCTCGAAGCCGCCGGTAGCGTGTTGACCAACAAGTACGCCGAGGGTTATCCCGGTCGCCGCTACTACGGCGGCTGCGAACACGTCGACGAGGTTGAGCGGCTCGCCATCGATCGCGCCAGAGAACTGTTCGGAGCGGAGCACGTCAACGTGCAGCCGCACAGCGGAACCACCGCCAACATGGCGGTGTACTTCGCCTTCCTGCGCCCCGGCGACAAACTGATGGGGTTGGATTTGGCCTGCGGCGGTCACCTCACCCACGGCCACCGGCTGTCCTATTCCGGCCGCGATTTCGAGGTGGTGGCCTACGGGGTGGATCGCGAGACGGAGCGGATCGACTACGACGCCGTCGAGCGCCAGGCGGTGGAGGAGAAGCCGAAGATTATCGTCTGCGGGGCCTCGGCCTACAGCCGGGTGATCGACTTCGAGCGCTTCCGCGCCATCGCCGACCGGGTCGACGCCCTGCTGATGGCCGATATCGCCCACATCGCCGGGCTGGTGGCCGCCGGTGAGCACCCGTCACCGGTGCCGCACTGCGATTTCGTCACCACCACCACCCACAAGACCCTGCGGGGCCCCCGGGGCGGCATGGTGATGTGCCGCGAGGAGCACGCCAAGCTGCTCGACCGGTCGGTGTTCCCGGGGCTACAGGGCGGCCCGTTGATGCACGTCATCGCCGCCAAGGCGGTGGCCTTCAAGGAAGCCTCCGACGAGAGTTTCCGGACCTACCAGCGACGGATCGTGGCAAACGCTCGGGCGCTCGCCGGGCGGCTCCAGGAGCGCGGCCTGCGCATCGTCTCCGGAGGCACCGACAACCACGTTATGCTGCTCGACGTGTCGGCCGGTGGCGAAGGTCACGAAGGGACCACCGGCAAGGTGGCGGAAGCGGCGCTCGAGCATGCCGGCATCACCACCAACAAGAACACCATCCCCTTCGATCCCAACCCGCCGATGGTGGCCTCGGGCATCCGCCTGGGCACGGCGGCCCTGACCTCCCGCGACATGGGGGAGGCGGAGTTTGCGAAGGTCGGTGACCTGATCGCCGACGTCCTGAAGGATCCGGAAAACGAGGACGTTCAGAGCAAGATCCGCGGTCGGGTGGGCGGCCTGTGCGAGCAATTCCCGCTCTACGACGCCTTGTCCTAG
- a CDS encoding MXAN_5187 C-terminal domain-containing protein: MDIEGRIERVEDDLRLFQVEFERFFRGERATPPEEIRQRVLGDLRNLRTAKLQGVADTFRVSQLEARFNSYSELFNRRTRDFEMGGRRRVVTGTYVDVDRGVIFGERVDQKAAEALYRGLHRRGAEPRFDLETFQGYLDRQREAIRAKTGCSHVQFRLSDEAGRTKLKAKPVTTGTS; encoded by the coding sequence GTGGATATCGAAGGGCGCATCGAACGGGTCGAGGACGACCTGCGGCTGTTCCAGGTCGAGTTCGAGAGGTTCTTCCGCGGCGAGCGGGCCACGCCGCCGGAGGAGATTCGTCAGCGCGTGCTCGGAGATCTCCGGAACCTGCGAACGGCCAAGCTGCAGGGCGTTGCGGACACCTTTCGCGTGTCGCAGCTCGAAGCTCGCTTCAACAGCTACAGCGAGCTGTTCAACCGTCGGACCCGCGATTTCGAGATGGGCGGGCGCCGCCGGGTGGTCACCGGCACCTACGTCGATGTGGACCGCGGCGTGATCTTCGGTGAGCGGGTGGACCAAAAGGCCGCCGAGGCGCTGTATCGAGGTCTACACCGCCGTGGCGCGGAGCCACGCTTCGATCTCGAAACGTTCCAGGGGTACCTGGACCGTCAGCGGGAAGCCATCCGGGCGAAGACCGGGTGCTCCCACGTTCAGTTCCGCCTGAGTGACGAGGCGGGACGCACCAAGTTGAAGGCCAAGCCGGTGACCACCGGCACATCATGA
- a CDS encoding FxLYD domain-containing protein: MPRTRWFALVLIVALWAPVASADILVLKDGTAVQTEGEWEVKGRLVVFTSAAGTLSSMRLTEIDLDASRQATQEALRAAMAPPAESSPEERPKAVLVLKDGDVPKAVPPAADGEANEKAVEGTASGTVEVIEWNVDLPSDRDGAVVSGRLRNNGSTIAVGIQLEVLAYDSDGTLLGKMAADVVRRPVAPGRVVDFEALFRGIYNITAAKFVVQSDTFDEQQLEPAS; the protein is encoded by the coding sequence ATGCCCCGAACGCGCTGGTTCGCACTGGTTCTGATCGTCGCGCTATGGGCACCCGTCGCTTCGGCCGACATCCTGGTGCTCAAGGATGGCACCGCCGTCCAAACCGAGGGCGAGTGGGAGGTCAAGGGACGGCTGGTGGTGTTCACCTCCGCCGCCGGCACCTTGTCCTCCATGCGCTTGACGGAGATCGACCTCGACGCCAGCCGGCAAGCGACGCAGGAAGCTCTGCGCGCCGCCATGGCGCCGCCGGCAGAGTCTAGCCCTGAGGAGCGGCCCAAGGCGGTGCTGGTACTGAAGGACGGAGACGTACCGAAGGCGGTGCCGCCGGCGGCCGATGGCGAGGCGAACGAGAAGGCAGTGGAAGGCACCGCCAGCGGCACCGTTGAGGTCATCGAGTGGAACGTCGATCTACCGAGCGATCGCGACGGCGCGGTGGTCTCTGGCCGGCTGCGCAACAACGGCTCCACCATCGCCGTCGGCATCCAGCTCGAAGTGCTGGCCTACGACTCTGACGGCACCCTTCTCGGCAAGATGGCGGCGGACGTCGTCCGCCGGCCCGTCGCCCCGGGGCGGGTGGTGGATTTCGAGGCGCTCTTCCGCGGCATCTACAACATCACCGCCGCCAAGTTCGTGGTGCAGTCGGACACCTTCGACGAGCAGCAGCTAGAGCCGGCGTCTTGA
- a CDS encoding metallopeptidase TldD-related protein, whose translation MPFAHLDCAAVGRSLTQLSTRPEDLADAYFERTETLELPGSGATPGVRVRREEGFALRLTRERQTWLASRDGFDSKDFGQALRQVARVYPSAAYPAPRLEVGPWDGPPAAPELTELTSALERSIRAHHVAFPLMLTARRHRRWLRVVSGPLVTEPEQEGFYSCTVELPWGTHGALFPKLGPPAVAHLADHLVETFRARRAPPPEPFRGVVVLGPGATAVLLHEAIAHSLEADLLALSGHPEGAVGVRLGRRELSVLDDPATAPEEVRRRTDDEGRTVRRRWLLREGVVQQPLADAAWAEGSEILIPGAARRGDRHGPPDPRSSHLELLAGDTAEDDLRAEAEGGLWIAEASRGSLDPLTGVFELGFVAARRIRGGAIGEPVGAGLLSGRIADLLGSLTAVGDERRLAGAGWCAKGGRKVPVWATCPAVRLEGLAVTPW comes from the coding sequence ATGCCCTTCGCCCACCTCGACTGCGCCGCCGTCGGCCGCTCCCTCACCCAGCTCTCCACCCGCCCGGAAGATCTCGCCGACGCCTACTTCGAACGCACCGAGACTCTCGAACTACCGGGCAGCGGCGCCACACCGGGGGTTCGGGTGCGGCGCGAAGAGGGGTTCGCCCTGCGCCTCACCCGCGAACGGCAAACCTGGCTCGCCAGCCGCGACGGTTTCGATTCCAAGGATTTCGGCCAAGCCCTGCGCCAAGTGGCGCGGGTCTATCCCTCCGCCGCCTATCCGGCGCCGCGGCTGGAGGTCGGCCCGTGGGACGGCCCACCGGCAGCGCCGGAGCTGACCGAGCTGACCTCCGCCCTCGAGCGCAGCATCCGCGCCCACCACGTGGCCTTCCCGCTCATGCTCACCGCGCGGCGCCATCGCCGCTGGCTGCGGGTGGTCTCCGGTCCGCTGGTGACCGAGCCGGAGCAGGAGGGTTTCTATAGCTGCACCGTGGAGCTGCCCTGGGGCACCCACGGGGCGCTCTTTCCAAAGCTCGGTCCGCCGGCCGTCGCACACCTGGCGGATCACCTCGTCGAGACCTTCCGGGCGCGCCGCGCACCGCCGCCGGAACCCTTCCGTGGGGTGGTGGTGCTGGGCCCCGGGGCGACGGCGGTGCTGCTGCACGAAGCCATCGCCCACTCCCTGGAAGCCGATCTACTGGCCCTTTCCGGCCACCCGGAGGGCGCCGTCGGGGTGCGCCTGGGGAGGCGCGAGCTGTCCGTCCTCGACGACCCCGCCACGGCGCCGGAGGAGGTGCGCCGCCGCACCGACGACGAAGGCCGAACCGTGCGTCGTCGCTGGCTGCTGCGCGAGGGCGTCGTACAACAGCCCCTGGCCGATGCCGCCTGGGCCGAAGGATCGGAAATTCTGATACCCGGCGCGGCGCGGCGCGGCGATCGCCACGGCCCGCCGGATCCCCGCTCATCACACCTGGAGCTCCTCGCCGGAGACACCGCCGAGGACGACCTTCGGGCGGAGGCGGAGGGAGGCTTGTGGATCGCCGAAGCTTCCCGCGGTTCCCTCGATCCCTTGACCGGCGTCTTTGAGTTGGGGTTCGTGGCCGCCCGTCGGATCCGCGGCGGCGCCATCGGCGAACCGGTGGGCGCCGGCCTGCTCTCCGGCCGCATCGCCGACCTCCTCGGCTCGCTGACGGCGGTCGGCGATGAGCGCCGCTTGGCCGGCGCCGGATGGTGCGCCAAGGGCGGCCGCAAAGTACCCGTCTGGGCGACTTGCCCGGCGGTCCGTCTGGAAGGGCTGGCGGTGACTCCATGGTGA
- a CDS encoding sigma-54 dependent transcriptional regulator, producing MSPPLSTAPHLLVVEDRASLRRMLEQALGGEGYRVTSVDDGRRGIEAIEQQAFDLVLSDLRLPGADGVEVLRACRAAQPSVPVVLLTGYGTVGTAVEAMKLGAWDFLEKPVEIEELFDLVARALGREEPAEPCLAVPGASEIVGAHPSLRRAARMVERVAPTESTVLLTGESGTGKELFARALHGLSERRTGPFVAVNCAAIPETLIESELFGHDKGAFTGADRPRQGRFEQARHGTLLLDEVGELSPAVQGKVLRVLEERTFERVGGNRTLDADVRLVAATNRDLERMLAEGTFRSDLYYRLSVFPIELPPLRDRASDIPALVRHLTHRIAERLGRSPVQVDEEALRVLAAEPWPGNVRELSNVLERALILLEGTRLTKDDLALTGATPTAADEDPREAVRRALIATDGDKSAAADRLGISLRTLQRRIKAYDLEGVPQYRK from the coding sequence ATGAGTCCACCTCTCTCCACAGCGCCGCACCTGCTGGTGGTCGAGGACCGGGCATCCTTGCGACGCATGCTGGAACAGGCCTTGGGGGGAGAGGGCTACCGGGTGACCAGCGTCGACGACGGCCGGCGCGGCATCGAGGCGATCGAGCAGCAGGCGTTCGATCTGGTGCTGTCGGACCTCCGGCTACCGGGCGCCGACGGGGTGGAGGTGTTGCGCGCCTGCCGCGCCGCCCAGCCGAGCGTTCCGGTGGTGTTACTGACCGGCTACGGCACCGTCGGCACGGCCGTCGAAGCGATGAAGCTCGGCGCCTGGGACTTCCTCGAAAAGCCGGTGGAGATCGAGGAGCTGTTCGACCTGGTCGCCCGGGCCCTCGGCCGGGAGGAGCCGGCCGAGCCGTGCCTGGCGGTGCCCGGTGCCTCGGAAATCGTCGGCGCCCACCCCAGCCTGCGAAGGGCGGCGCGAATGGTCGAGCGCGTTGCCCCCACCGAGAGCACGGTGCTCTTGACCGGCGAAAGCGGAACCGGCAAAGAACTCTTCGCCCGGGCGCTCCACGGACTCTCCGAGCGACGCACCGGGCCCTTCGTGGCGGTGAACTGCGCCGCCATCCCCGAAACGCTGATCGAAAGCGAACTCTTCGGCCACGACAAGGGCGCCTTTACCGGCGCCGATCGTCCGCGCCAGGGACGCTTCGAGCAGGCTCGCCACGGCACCCTGTTGCTCGATGAAGTCGGCGAACTGAGCCCGGCGGTGCAGGGAAAAGTGCTGCGCGTACTCGAAGAACGTACCTTCGAGCGAGTGGGCGGCAACCGCACCTTGGACGCCGACGTACGGTTGGTGGCGGCCACCAACCGAGACCTGGAGCGAATGCTCGCCGAGGGTACCTTTCGCTCGGACCTCTACTACCGCCTGTCGGTCTTTCCCATCGAACTGCCGCCGTTGCGCGACCGAGCGTCGGACATTCCCGCTCTCGTCCGGCACCTCACCCATCGCATCGCCGAACGCCTCGGCCGGTCACCGGTCCAGGTCGACGAAGAAGCCTTGCGAGTACTCGCCGCCGAGCCTTGGCCGGGCAACGTGCGGGAACTCTCGAATGTGCTCGAACGAGCCTTGATCCTGCTGGAGGGCACACGCCTGACGAAAGACGATCTCGCGCTGACCGGCGCCACCCCGACGGCGGCCGACGAGGATCCGCGGGAGGCCGTCCGCCGAGCGCTGATCGCCACCGACGGCGACAAGAGCGCCGCCGCGGATCGCCTGGGCATCAGCCTGCGAACCCTTCAACGACGCATCAAAGCCTACGACTTGGAAGGCGTACCGCAATACCGGAAATGA
- a CDS encoding metallopeptidase TldD-related protein, which produces MVTQGPSDASEGEKRPPKGAPEDLAATLAGLAEAGFEEAEVYLKKGRSRRLEHGPTTHLTGFHQERGWAVRAGGDRASCFACGSGSPPPGGPWPEPDGFGLRLPEPDAGAEGWSEPPDFDAPLIGETEGLRLLAAFEPALAEEMPEARLMRAVLEDGSSESWVASSRGIRASYRRRLASLRLEGAVSGDGGRVHTASLYLAEREARRLNPKALARRLADLLAIRLHGRPAVRDRGDLLLAPAVGSALLNGLRPFLVGAEKGSRLAGLRDGRGRVGSEALTILDDGRLAGGLLAAPADGEGRATGRVRLIDEGHWRQPLLPWDQVRTDGGRATGCVRRASWRDLPAAGPTHLLIQPDPSVAVSALLAGIARGYYLVDAPGSGRFETDGSRFQLPVCGFAVQGGQTAPQPIRGAVLTGSVGALLQGVKAVARDLTFAPYDGMIGSPTLLVAGLELANC; this is translated from the coding sequence ATGGTGACGCAAGGTCCATCCGACGCCTCCGAGGGCGAGAAGCGGCCGCCAAAGGGTGCACCGGAGGATCTCGCAGCCACCCTTGCCGGACTGGCCGAAGCCGGCTTCGAAGAGGCAGAGGTCTACCTCAAGAAAGGCCGGTCGCGGCGCCTGGAGCACGGCCCGACGACCCACCTGACGGGCTTCCACCAGGAGCGCGGCTGGGCGGTGCGAGCCGGCGGCGACCGCGCCTCGTGCTTCGCCTGCGGCAGCGGTTCGCCGCCGCCCGGAGGCCCCTGGCCGGAACCGGACGGCTTCGGCCTCCGCCTGCCGGAGCCGGACGCCGGCGCCGAGGGCTGGAGCGAGCCGCCGGATTTCGACGCGCCGCTGATCGGCGAGACGGAAGGCCTGCGGCTCCTCGCCGCCTTTGAGCCGGCCCTCGCCGAGGAAATGCCAGAGGCTCGACTGATGCGCGCCGTGCTGGAAGACGGATCGAGCGAGAGCTGGGTCGCCAGCAGCCGCGGCATTCGCGCCTCCTACCGTCGACGCCTCGCCTCATTGCGGCTTGAAGGAGCCGTCTCCGGCGACGGCGGACGGGTCCATACGGCCTCCCTCTACCTGGCCGAGCGCGAGGCCCGGCGGCTCAATCCGAAAGCCCTCGCCCGGCGCCTGGCGGACCTGCTGGCGATCCGCCTCCACGGCCGGCCGGCGGTACGGGACCGCGGCGACCTGCTCCTCGCGCCGGCGGTGGGATCAGCGCTTCTGAACGGGCTCCGCCCCTTCCTGGTCGGCGCCGAGAAGGGCTCGCGCCTCGCCGGCCTGCGCGATGGCCGTGGCCGGGTGGGTTCCGAAGCCCTGACGATCCTAGACGACGGGCGCCTCGCCGGCGGCCTGCTCGCCGCCCCGGCGGACGGCGAGGGCCGGGCCACCGGACGGGTGCGACTGATCGACGAGGGGCACTGGCGACAACCACTGTTGCCCTGGGACCAGGTGCGAACGGACGGCGGCCGGGCGACCGGCTGCGTGCGGCGGGCGAGTTGGCGGGACCTGCCGGCAGCCGGGCCGACGCACCTGCTGATCCAGCCGGACCCGTCCGTGGCCGTGTCGGCCCTTCTCGCCGGCATCGCGCGCGGCTACTATCTGGTGGACGCCCCGGGCTCGGGCCGGTTCGAGACCGACGGCTCGCGCTTTCAACTGCCGGTGTGCGGATTCGCCGTGCAGGGCGGCCAGACTGCCCCGCAACCGATCCGCGGCGCCGTGCTGACCGGTAGCGTGGGAGCCCTGCTCCAGGGGGTCAAAGCGGTAGCAAGGGATCTCACCTTCGCGCCTTATGACGGCATGATCGGCTCGCCGACGCTTCTCGTCGCGGGCCTCGAGCTGGCAAACTGCTGA
- a CDS encoding acyl-CoA carboxylase subunit beta: METKGEDRGFGELEERLRRSSLGGGQERIDKQHAAGKLTARERVELLLDAGSFVEQDALVTHRCRHFKMDETKIPGDGVVCGHGTVDGRLVYVFAQDFTVFGGSLSETNAEKICKVMELALDNGAPIIGLNDSGGARIQEGVASLGGYADIFLRNTLASGVVPQISAIMGPCAGGAVYSPAITDFIFMVEGTSYMFVTGPDVIKTVTHEEVTKEELGGASTHGAKSGVCHFTLPSDAACLAAVRDLLSYLPSNNLDDPPPGTSNDDPAREDPALDDLIPSDPNKPYDIKRLISSVVDDGRFLEVQAAYARNLVVGFARIGNRSVGILANQPAYLAGVLDIDASLKGARFVRFCDAFNIPLVTFEDVPGFLPGTQQEFGGIIKHGAKLLYAYAEATVPKITVITRKAYGGAYCVMASKHLRTDANFAYPAAEIAVMGPEGAVNVLYRRELAAAAANSSDDADAVRQRHVAEYRAQFSNPYVAAERGFLDAVIRPRETRPQIARALEALAGKRASMPAKKHGNLPL, from the coding sequence ATGGAAACGAAAGGGGAAGACCGTGGGTTCGGGGAGCTGGAAGAGCGTCTCCGGCGGTCCTCCCTGGGGGGCGGCCAGGAGCGTATCGATAAGCAGCACGCGGCCGGCAAGCTGACGGCGCGGGAGCGGGTCGAGCTGCTGCTCGATGCCGGGAGTTTCGTGGAGCAGGACGCCCTGGTCACCCACCGCTGCCGGCATTTCAAGATGGACGAGACCAAGATTCCTGGCGACGGCGTGGTGTGCGGCCACGGCACCGTCGACGGCCGGCTGGTGTACGTCTTTGCCCAGGACTTCACGGTGTTCGGCGGCTCGCTGTCCGAAACCAACGCCGAGAAGATCTGCAAGGTGATGGAGCTGGCCCTCGACAACGGCGCGCCGATCATCGGCCTCAACGACTCCGGCGGGGCGCGCATTCAGGAGGGGGTAGCGTCCCTCGGCGGCTATGCGGACATTTTCCTGCGCAACACCTTGGCTTCTGGGGTGGTGCCCCAGATCAGCGCCATCATGGGGCCGTGTGCCGGCGGTGCTGTCTACTCACCGGCGATCACCGACTTCATCTTCATGGTCGAAGGGACGAGCTACATGTTCGTCACCGGTCCGGACGTGATCAAGACGGTCACCCATGAGGAGGTCACCAAGGAGGAACTGGGCGGCGCCTCCACCCACGGCGCGAAGAGCGGCGTGTGCCACTTCACCCTGCCCTCCGACGCCGCTTGCCTGGCGGCGGTGCGCGATCTTTTGTCGTACCTGCCGAGCAACAATCTGGACGATCCGCCGCCGGGCACCAGCAACGACGATCCGGCGCGCGAAGATCCGGCCTTGGACGATCTCATTCCGTCGGATCCCAACAAGCCCTACGACATCAAGCGGCTGATCTCGTCGGTGGTGGACGACGGCCGTTTTCTCGAGGTGCAGGCGGCCTACGCCCGCAATCTGGTGGTGGGTTTCGCCCGCATCGGCAACCGGAGCGTCGGCATCCTCGCCAATCAGCCGGCGTACCTGGCCGGCGTGCTCGACATCGACGCGTCCTTGAAGGGCGCCCGCTTCGTGCGTTTCTGCGATGCCTTCAATATCCCCCTCGTCACCTTCGAGGACGTTCCGGGCTTCCTGCCGGGCACCCAGCAGGAGTTCGGCGGCATCATCAAGCACGGCGCTAAGTTGCTCTACGCCTACGCCGAGGCGACGGTACCCAAGATCACCGTGATCACCCGCAAGGCCTACGGCGGCGCCTACTGCGTGATGGCGAGCAAACACCTGCGCACCGATGCCAACTTCGCCTACCCGGCGGCAGAGATCGCCGTCATGGGGCCGGAAGGGGCGGTCAATGTGCTCTACCGGCGTGAGCTGGCGGCCGCCGCCGCCAACTCTTCGGACGACGCCGACGCGGTGCGCCAGCGCCACGTGGCGGAGTATCGGGCGCAGTTCTCGAACCCCTACGTGGCGGCCGAGCGCGGCTTCCTCGATGCGGTGATCCGGCCGCGAGAAACCCGGCCGCAGATCGCCCGCGCCCTCGAGGCACTGGCCGGCAAGCGGGCTTCGATGCCGGCCAAGAAGCACGGCAATTTGCCGCTGTAG
- a CDS encoding tetratricopeptide repeat protein, protein MKKNIAKKKIAGLLALGFATAVAVALAGSVPQNLNKAIEAQRTLVDERPSDAAVLNDYANLLMLAGRSAEAEAAYLDALAIEPDSVPARFNLALLLQRRGKARLALDEYRKVFDLAPDHAWAAYQIGSIHEAAGDERRAVDWYARSFALDSRLFLADYNPQVIDNGLVERAMLAGGRQVKPALAPRIYEEPARIRRLLVALPEGEEGEDEAMEEDEEIDPVDVEGSVSRVLETDDLDDRAVNQASGRAGGPSSNRRFSPRTRSRTWSSPSSNRPSATEGNRGGTSTQRQGTQRQGGSTFRGGSTTIIQPDTGRPTSGTPSRTIRPRVGRPLGGTPIGTASTGRLEIDWMPEGEDVLPG, encoded by the coding sequence TTGAAGAAAAACATCGCCAAGAAAAAGATCGCCGGCTTGCTGGCCCTCGGATTCGCCACCGCCGTGGCCGTGGCCCTCGCCGGCTCGGTTCCGCAGAACCTCAACAAAGCCATCGAAGCGCAGCGCACCTTGGTCGACGAGCGACCGAGCGATGCGGCGGTCCTGAATGACTATGCCAATCTGCTGATGCTGGCGGGCCGGTCCGCCGAGGCGGAGGCAGCCTACCTGGACGCTTTGGCGATCGAACCGGACAGCGTTCCGGCGCGCTTCAATCTGGCGCTGCTGCTGCAGCGCCGCGGCAAGGCCCGCCTCGCCCTCGATGAGTACCGTAAGGTGTTCGACCTGGCGCCGGATCACGCCTGGGCGGCGTATCAAATCGGTTCCATCCACGAGGCGGCCGGCGACGAGCGCCGCGCCGTCGATTGGTACGCCCGATCCTTCGCTCTCGACTCGCGGCTGTTCCTGGCGGACTACAACCCGCAGGTGATCGACAACGGGCTGGTCGAGCGCGCGATGCTGGCCGGCGGCCGCCAAGTGAAGCCCGCCCTCGCCCCGCGGATCTACGAAGAGCCGGCTCGCATCCGCCGCTTGCTGGTCGCCCTGCCGGAGGGAGAGGAGGGCGAGGACGAAGCGATGGAAGAGGATGAGGAGATCGATCCGGTAGACGTGGAGGGCTCCGTGTCGCGGGTGCTCGAAACGGACGATCTCGACGATCGCGCCGTCAACCAGGCGAGCGGGCGGGCCGGCGGGCCAAGTTCCAACCGACGTTTCAGCCCCAGAACCCGCTCGCGGACGTGGAGTTCGCCATCGTCGAACCGTCCCTCAGCCACCGAGGGGAATCGCGGCGGCACTTCGACTCAGCGTCAGGGCACCCAGCGCCAGGGAGGCTCGACTTTCCGCGGCGGCAGTACGACCATCATCCAGCCGGACACCGGCCGCCCGACCTCCGGCACTCCGTCCCGCACCATCCGCCCGCGGGTGGGTCGTCCGCTGGGCGGCACCCCCATCGGCACGGCCAGCACCGGCCGTCTGGAGATCGACTGGATGCCCGAAGGGGAGGACGTGCTGCCGGGCTGA
- the ychF gene encoding redox-regulated ATPase YchF, producing the protein MEIGILGLPKAGKTTLFNTLTASEQETDKFVASSKTNIGIAQVPDRRLAALRDLFNPRRYVPATIQYVDIPGMRQGESAESLDLAKLKDVDALVHVVRAFEDQELPHPAGSVDPARDAATIDLELILADYELVERRIERLEKSKKRGLSPEEVRELELLSETLLPALSEEKPLREIDLEAEDERRIRGFQLLSAKPLLLVVNVGEDQVADATPEGFGIYPGVGVKAITVSALIEQEIALLEPEEQQEFLADLGLDEPSLDRVIRASFELLGLISFFTVGEDEVRAWTIRQGTIARRAAGAIHSDIERGFIRAEVVPWEDLLDKKTLAACREEGLLRLEGKEYVVKDGDVVHYRFNV; encoded by the coding sequence ATGGAAATTGGAATTCTCGGTCTGCCGAAGGCCGGCAAGACGACGTTGTTCAACACCTTGACGGCCTCGGAGCAGGAGACGGACAAGTTCGTCGCCTCGTCGAAGACCAACATCGGCATAGCCCAGGTCCCGGACCGCCGCCTCGCCGCCCTGCGCGACCTGTTCAATCCCCGGCGCTACGTGCCGGCGACCATTCAGTACGTCGACATTCCCGGCATGCGCCAGGGCGAAAGCGCCGAAAGCCTCGACCTCGCCAAGCTCAAGGACGTCGATGCTCTGGTCCATGTGGTGCGGGCCTTCGAGGACCAGGAGCTGCCGCATCCGGCCGGCTCGGTGGATCCGGCGCGGGACGCGGCGACCATCGACCTGGAGCTGATCCTCGCCGACTACGAGCTGGTGGAGCGCCGCATCGAGCGCCTGGAGAAATCGAAGAAGCGCGGCCTGTCGCCGGAGGAAGTGCGCGAGCTGGAACTGCTGTCAGAAACCCTCTTGCCCGCCCTCAGCGAGGAAAAGCCCCTGCGCGAAATCGATCTGGAAGCAGAGGACGAGCGGCGCATCCGGGGCTTTCAACTGCTCTCCGCCAAGCCCCTGCTGCTGGTGGTGAACGTCGGTGAGGATCAGGTGGCCGACGCCACACCGGAGGGCTTCGGAATCTACCCGGGGGTTGGGGTCAAGGCGATCACCGTCAGCGCCCTCATCGAGCAGGAGATCGCCCTTCTCGAGCCGGAAGAACAGCAGGAGTTCCTCGCCGATCTCGGCCTCGACGAACCGAGCCTCGATCGGGTGATCCGAGCCAGCTTTGAACTGTTGGGGTTGATCTCCTTCTTCACCGTCGGCGAGGACGAAGTGCGCGCCTGGACCATTCGCCAGGGCACCATCGCCCGGCGCGCCGCCGGCGCCATCCACTCAGACATCGAGCGCGGTTTCATCCGCGCCGAGGTGGTGCCCTGGGAGGATCTGCTCGACAAAAAGACCCTCGCCGCGTGCCGCGAAGAGGGTCTCTTGCGCCTGGAAGGCAAGGAGTACGTCGTCAAAGACGGCGACGTCGTCCACTACCGCTTCAATGTGTAG